One genomic region from bacterium encodes:
- the purH gene encoding bifunctional phosphoribosylaminoimidazolecarboxamide formyltransferase/inosine monophosphate cyclohydrolase (involved in de novo purine biosynthesis), with protein MPRAILSVSDKRGIAEFARGLVELGWEIVSTGGTARTLREAGIEVRDVSDVTSHPEMMEGRVKTLHPAVHAGILARRTVEADMRALEALGYGTVDLVAVNLYPFEQTVAAGATLAEAIEQIDIGGPSMLRAAAKNHESVLVVTDPADYDAVLEALRAGSVGIALRRRLAQKAFARTAEYDAAIAAYLARVVGESGAAAAGGEAASFGVTRELRLTKVQDLRYGENPDQPAAFYAEADAPAGSLPHLRQLHGKELSFNNLLDIDAAVFAVSAWATDERTACVIIKHTTPCGVALGSDPEDAYRRALAADPVSAFGGIVAFNRPVTGAAAEAMASTFLEVIVAPGFDEHALEVLRAKKNLRLIELPIAVGTPEELDYKRVRGGFLVQRRLRMDFPEEGWRVVTQRQPTEEEWRDLRFAWRVVAAVKSNAIVLARDERTVGIGAGQMSRVDSSRIAVMKARDQGFDIAGAVLASDAFFPFRDGVDAAAEAGARAIIQPGGSVRDAEVIAAADQHGMAMVFTGRRVFRH; from the coding sequence ATGCCCAGAGCGATTCTGAGTGTATCGGACAAGCGCGGCATTGCCGAGTTCGCGCGCGGGCTCGTGGAGCTGGGTTGGGAGATCGTCTCCACGGGCGGCACCGCGCGGACCCTACGCGAGGCGGGGATCGAGGTGCGGGACGTGAGCGACGTGACGTCGCACCCGGAGATGATGGAGGGGCGGGTGAAGACGTTGCACCCGGCCGTGCACGCGGGCATCCTCGCGCGCAGGACCGTCGAAGCGGACATGCGTGCGCTGGAGGCGCTGGGCTACGGCACCGTGGACCTCGTGGCCGTCAACCTCTACCCGTTCGAACAGACCGTGGCCGCGGGCGCGACGCTGGCCGAGGCGATCGAGCAGATCGACATCGGCGGGCCGAGCATGCTGCGCGCCGCGGCCAAGAACCACGAGTCGGTCCTCGTCGTCACGGACCCTGCGGACTACGATGCCGTGCTCGAGGCGCTGCGTGCCGGGAGCGTGGGCATCGCGCTGCGGAGGCGCCTCGCCCAGAAGGCGTTCGCCCGGACGGCGGAATACGACGCTGCCATCGCCGCCTATCTCGCGCGCGTCGTCGGCGAGTCGGGAGCCGCTGCCGCGGGGGGCGAGGCCGCATCGTTCGGGGTGACGCGGGAGCTGCGGCTCACCAAGGTGCAGGACCTGCGGTACGGTGAGAACCCGGACCAACCCGCTGCGTTCTACGCGGAGGCGGATGCGCCCGCCGGCTCGTTGCCGCACCTGCGCCAGCTCCATGGGAAGGAGCTGTCGTTCAACAACCTGCTGGACATCGACGCGGCGGTCTTCGCCGTCTCTGCGTGGGCGACCGACGAGCGGACGGCGTGTGTGATCATCAAGCACACGACGCCGTGTGGCGTTGCGCTGGGATCGGACCCGGAGGATGCCTACCGCCGCGCCCTCGCCGCCGACCCCGTGTCTGCCTTCGGCGGAATCGTCGCCTTCAACCGGCCGGTGACCGGCGCAGCCGCGGAGGCAATGGCCAGCACGTTCCTCGAGGTCATCGTCGCCCCGGGCTTCGACGAGCATGCGCTCGAGGTCCTGCGCGCGAAGAAGAACCTGCGGCTCATCGAGCTCCCGATCGCGGTGGGGACGCCGGAGGAGCTCGACTACAAGCGCGTGCGCGGCGGCTTCCTCGTGCAGCGGCGGCTGCGGATGGACTTCCCGGAGGAAGGCTGGCGCGTCGTCACGCAGCGGCAGCCGACCGAAGAGGAGTGGCGCGACCTGCGGTTCGCGTGGCGCGTCGTGGCAGCGGTGAAGTCGAACGCCATCGTGCTCGCGCGTGACGAGCGCACGGTCGGCATCGGCGCGGGTCAGATGAGCCGCGTCGACTCGTCCCGCATCGCCGTCATGAAGGCGCGCGACCAGGGCTTCGACATCGCCGGCGCCGTCCTGGCATCCGACGCGTTCTTCCCCTTCCGCGACGGCGTGGACGCGGCCGCCGAGGCCGGTGCGCGGGCGATCATCCAGCCCGGCGGCTCCGTGCGCGATGCCGAGGTGATCGCGGCGGCGGACCAGCACGGTATGGCGATGGTGTTCACCGGCCGCCGCGTGTTCCGGCACTGA
- the purN gene encoding phosphoribosylglycinamide formyltransferase, which translates to MSARIAVFASGGGTNLQALLDHFNRPDGPTPARVALVITDRPGIGALERAERAGVPWRVIGVAGRPEEDVVHETLATLEGEGIGFVALAGYLRRVPADVVRAYHGRMTNIHPALLPAFGGKGMYGVRVHRAVLEAGCKVSGATVHLVDEEYDTGPIIAQWPVPVLPGDTPETLGARVLRIEHRLYPAALEALILGVEPNAEALATAFCGCEADAPAPEEIRRALGLD; encoded by the coding sequence ATGAGTGCGCGCATCGCCGTGTTCGCCTCCGGCGGCGGGACCAACCTCCAGGCCCTCCTGGACCACTTCAACCGCCCGGACGGGCCCACGCCGGCGCGTGTCGCCCTCGTCATCACCGACCGGCCGGGCATCGGCGCACTGGAACGCGCCGAACGCGCGGGCGTCCCGTGGCGCGTCATCGGGGTTGCGGGCCGGCCGGAGGAAGACGTGGTCCACGAGACGCTGGCCACGCTCGAAGGCGAGGGGATCGGCTTCGTCGCGCTCGCGGGATACCTGCGGCGCGTTCCCGCGGACGTGGTGCGCGCCTACCATGGACGAATGACCAACATCCACCCGGCGCTGCTGCCGGCGTTCGGCGGCAAAGGGATGTACGGCGTTCGTGTGCACCGGGCCGTGTTGGAGGCGGGCTGCAAGGTCAGCGGCGCTACCGTGCACCTCGTGGATGAGGAGTACGACACCGGCCCGATCATCGCGCAGTGGCCCGTGCCCGTGCTGCCCGGCGACACGCCCGAAACGCTGGGCGCACGGGTGCTGCGCATCGAGCACCGGCTCTACCCGGCCGCCCTCGAGGCGTTGATCCTCGGGGTGGAGCCGAACGCCGAGGCACTGGCCACGGCGTTCTGCGGATGCGAGGCGGATGCGCCCGCGCCGGAAGAGATCCGGCGCGCACTGGGACTCGATTGA
- a CDS encoding hydrolase, producing the protein MSSDAIDVRVYVSQGIAENAYLVRAPASEAAVAIDPGGAAEDMVRDLASRGLRLEAILLTHAHFDHVEGVATLAARTGAPIYLHAADRPLYDHAGQQAAMFGMYVEPPPPPDHALAHGDILEMAGLRFEVRHAPGHSPGHVLLYVADAGVMFVGDVVFAGSIGRTDLPGGDYAQLMRSIREQVLSLPDETVLYPGHGPATTVGHERIANPFLAPQFGGGLA; encoded by the coding sequence ATGTCTTCCGATGCCATTGACGTACGGGTCTACGTGTCGCAGGGGATCGCCGAGAACGCGTACCTGGTTCGGGCTCCGGCCAGCGAGGCCGCAGTGGCGATCGACCCGGGCGGTGCTGCCGAGGACATGGTCAGGGACCTTGCCTCGCGTGGGCTGCGGCTCGAGGCGATCCTGCTCACACACGCCCACTTCGACCACGTCGAAGGGGTGGCGACGCTGGCGGCGCGCACCGGTGCGCCGATCTACCTCCACGCCGCGGACAGGCCGCTCTACGACCACGCGGGGCAGCAGGCCGCGATGTTCGGCATGTACGTCGAGCCACCGCCTCCGCCCGATCATGCGCTGGCGCACGGCGACATCCTCGAGATGGCCGGCCTCCGCTTCGAGGTGCGTCACGCCCCCGGCCACTCTCCGGGTCACGTCTTGCTCTACGTCGCCGATGCGGGAGTGATGTTCGTCGGCGACGTCGTCTTCGCCGGCTCCATCGGCCGGACGGACTTGCCGGGCGGGGATTACGCGCAGCTCATGCGCTCGATCCGCGAGCAGGTGCTGAGCCTGCCGGACGAGACGGTGCTGTACCCGGGCCACGGGCCGGCCACCACCGTCGGCCACGAGCGCATCGCGAACCCCTTCCTCGCGCCGCAGTTCGGCGGCGGCCTCGCATGA
- a CDS encoding iron-sulfur cluster insertion protein ErpA — protein MNLTVTPAAVAEVKKFMQEQGAAETAGLRVAVLPGGCSGFQYGLNIEDEAQEDDNIIECNGLRLFVDPFSSQYLDGVEIDYVTTMMGSGFTFKNPNATGTCGCGSSFTV, from the coding sequence ATGAACCTCACGGTCACACCGGCGGCGGTTGCCGAGGTGAAGAAGTTCATGCAGGAGCAGGGCGCGGCTGAGACGGCCGGTCTGCGTGTGGCCGTGTTGCCCGGTGGCTGCTCGGGCTTCCAGTACGGCCTGAACATCGAGGACGAAGCCCAGGAGGATGACAACATCATCGAGTGCAACGGGCTCCGTCTCTTCGTGGATCCGTTCAGCAGCCAGTACCTGGATGGCGTAGAGATCGACTACGTCACCACCATGATGGGCTCGGGGTTCACGTTCAAGAACCCGAACGCCACGGGCACGTGCGGCTGCGGCAGCTCGTTCACCGTTTGA
- a CDS encoding L-seryl-tRNA(Sec) selenium transferase, whose protein sequence is MADVRRAIPAVERLLASEPFRALLERTPRPLVVRALREELAAVREALAAGGDLPADPTDTGWYAARVESRIARSTAPSLRPVINATGVVLHTNLGRALLAETARAALQRVAGAYSNLEYDLDKGERGSRYDHCAALLCELTGAEAALVVNNNAAALVLAVNTLALGRDAVVSRGELVEIGDSFRIPEIVERSGARLVEVGATNRTHRRDYEAALTSETGVLLKVHRSNFRISGFTSEVPLRELAELGRSRGVPVLNDLGSGLLVDGRSFGLPAEPTPTDALRDGADLVTMSGDKLLGGPQAGIILGRRDLILRLRRNPLCRALRVDKLTLAALEATLALYRDPEQARREVPTLRMLALEPEALAARAHGVAERLRQAGISAATLPGESAVGGGAYPEATLPTTLVALEVETPADEVVRRLRGATPPVVARIQDGRVVLDLRTVAPEEEAPLVRAVCDACG, encoded by the coding sequence GTGGCGGACGTGCGGCGTGCGATCCCGGCGGTCGAGCGGCTCCTCGCGAGCGAGCCGTTCCGCGCACTGCTCGAACGCACCCCCCGGCCGCTCGTCGTGCGCGCGCTCCGGGAAGAGCTGGCGGCCGTGCGGGAGGCGTTGGCGGCCGGCGGCGATCTGCCTGCAGATCCCACGGACACGGGCTGGTACGCCGCGCGCGTCGAGAGCCGCATCGCGCGCAGCACCGCCCCTTCTCTCCGACCCGTCATCAACGCGACGGGCGTGGTCCTGCACACCAACCTCGGCCGCGCGCTCCTGGCCGAGACCGCACGGGCCGCGTTGCAACGCGTGGCCGGCGCGTACTCGAACCTCGAGTACGATCTGGACAAGGGCGAGCGCGGCTCTCGCTACGACCACTGCGCCGCGTTGCTGTGTGAGCTGACGGGCGCGGAGGCGGCGCTCGTGGTCAACAACAACGCCGCAGCGCTGGTTCTCGCGGTGAACACGTTGGCCCTCGGGCGTGACGCGGTGGTGAGCCGCGGCGAACTCGTGGAGATCGGCGACTCGTTCCGCATCCCGGAGATCGTGGAGCGGAGCGGCGCACGGCTCGTCGAGGTGGGCGCCACCAACCGCACGCACCGGCGCGACTACGAGGCTGCCCTCACCTCCGAGACCGGTGTACTCCTCAAGGTGCACCGGTCCAACTTCCGCATCAGCGGGTTCACGAGTGAGGTGCCGCTGCGCGAGCTCGCGGAGCTCGGCCGAAGCCGCGGCGTCCCGGTCCTCAACGACCTCGGTTCCGGTCTGCTGGTGGACGGCCGGAGCTTCGGCTTGCCGGCCGAGCCCACGCCGACCGACGCGCTGCGTGACGGCGCGGACCTGGTCACCATGAGCGGCGACAAGCTGTTGGGAGGGCCACAAGCCGGCATCATCCTCGGCCGGCGTGACCTGATCCTGCGGCTCCGGCGCAACCCCCTGTGCCGGGCGCTGCGGGTGGACAAGCTCACCCTCGCCGCCCTGGAGGCGACGCTCGCGCTGTACCGCGATCCGGAGCAGGCAAGGCGCGAGGTGCCCACACTCCGCATGCTCGCCCTGGAGCCGGAAGCGCTGGCCGCGCGGGCGCACGGGGTCGCGGAACGCCTCCGTCAGGCCGGGATCAGCGCCGCGACGCTGCCGGGCGAATCCGCTGTGGGCGGCGGCGCGTATCCGGAGGCCACGCTGCCCACCACCCTCGTCGCGCTGGAGGTGGAGACCCCGGCCGACGAAGTGGTGCGCAGGCTGCGCGGCGCGACGCCGCCCGTCGTCGCGCGAATCCAGGACGGACGGGTCGTCCTGGACCTCCGCACCGTCGCGCCGGAAGAGGAGGCCCCGCTGGTGCGGGCGGTGTGCGATGCGTGTGGTTGA
- a CDS encoding valine--tRNA ligase, whose protein sequence is MTEPLAPQYDPKAFEAPLYRAWKERGYFHADARAVLSGARKPYVIVIPPPNVTAVLHMGHGLNNTVQDVLIRWRRMQGHETLWLPGTDHAGIATQNVVERQLAAEGKTRYDLGREAFVERVWAWVRETGSTILRQLEAIGASCDWSRTRFTLDPGLSRAVREVFVRLYEKGLIYRGNYIINWCPRCLTALSNEEAEGQETVGKLYHLRYPLVDEPPEGVELPRLPDGRAYLTVATTRPETMLGDTAVAVHPEDERYRALIGREVELPLTGRRIPIIADEYVDREFGSGAVKITPAHDPNDFEVSRRHGLPALEVMTAEATMNDNAPEAFRGLDRFEARERVIQALAAQQLVERIEEHTHSVPHCYRCDTVVEPRLSLQWFVRMRPLAEPALAASREGRVRFTPERWTKVYEDWLENIRDWCISRQLWWGHRIPVWYCRADRCGETIVAREDPTHCPRCGSAEIEQDPDVLDTWFSSWLWPFSTLGWPDETEDLKAFYPTSTLVTAPEILFFWVARMIMAGLEFMGKEPFREVYLHGTVRDHLGRKMSKSLGNGIDPLAVVELYGADALRYTIVSGAGLGTDLYMNYEDIESTFAPGRNFANKVWNVGRFALLRLGDEPVQTVEEVEGALELADRWILSRVSHATREVTRHLEAFRLHEAADSLYRFFWGELADWYVELVKPRLAGEAGEASRQAARATLVEVLDRAFRLMHPVMPFVTEALWLRLPVPEGRQREESLVVARWPEPVPAWDAPDAEARMDALIELIGSVRGLRKEYDVPAAEELEVHLTSVPEVLRSALDVEERAVRRLARVRALRMDGAGGRGGEGKQPGAHAVLRSGAEVFIPLADVIDLERERQRLGAELERIAKLLEAVEKKLANEQFITRAPEEVVAREREKAEMLRDQRDRLSAKIAALT, encoded by the coding sequence ATGACGGAGCCACTCGCGCCACAGTACGATCCGAAGGCGTTCGAGGCGCCCCTCTATCGCGCCTGGAAGGAGCGCGGCTACTTCCACGCGGACGCCCGCGCCGTCCTGAGCGGCGCCCGCAAGCCGTACGTGATCGTCATCCCGCCGCCCAACGTCACGGCGGTCCTGCACATGGGCCACGGGCTGAACAACACGGTCCAGGATGTGTTGATCCGCTGGCGCAGGATGCAGGGCCACGAGACGCTGTGGCTGCCGGGAACGGACCATGCCGGGATCGCCACGCAGAACGTGGTCGAGCGCCAACTCGCCGCCGAAGGCAAGACGCGCTACGACCTCGGTCGTGAGGCCTTCGTCGAGCGCGTCTGGGCATGGGTGCGTGAGACCGGATCCACGATCCTGCGGCAGCTTGAGGCGATCGGCGCGTCGTGCGACTGGTCGCGCACGCGCTTCACGCTGGACCCCGGCCTGTCGAGGGCGGTCCGCGAGGTCTTCGTCCGGCTGTACGAGAAGGGCCTGATCTACCGGGGCAACTACATCATCAACTGGTGCCCGCGCTGCCTCACGGCGCTCTCGAACGAGGAAGCGGAAGGCCAGGAGACCGTCGGCAAGCTGTACCACCTGCGCTACCCGCTGGTGGATGAACCGCCGGAGGGCGTCGAGCTGCCCAGGCTGCCGGACGGCCGCGCCTACCTCACCGTTGCGACGACGCGGCCCGAGACGATGCTCGGCGACACTGCCGTGGCCGTTCACCCGGAGGACGAGCGGTACCGTGCACTGATCGGGCGCGAGGTGGAGCTGCCGCTCACCGGCCGGCGCATCCCGATCATCGCGGACGAGTACGTGGACCGCGAGTTCGGCAGCGGCGCGGTGAAGATCACGCCCGCCCACGACCCGAACGACTTCGAGGTGAGCCGGCGCCACGGGCTGCCCGCGCTGGAGGTGATGACCGCCGAGGCGACGATGAACGACAACGCGCCCGAGGCGTTCCGCGGGCTCGACCGCTTCGAGGCGAGGGAGCGTGTCATCCAGGCGCTGGCGGCCCAGCAGCTCGTGGAGCGGATCGAAGAGCACACCCATTCGGTGCCGCACTGCTACCGGTGCGACACCGTCGTGGAGCCGCGGCTGTCGTTGCAGTGGTTCGTGCGGATGCGGCCGCTCGCGGAGCCGGCGCTCGCCGCATCCCGCGAGGGCAGGGTGCGCTTCACGCCCGAGCGCTGGACGAAGGTCTACGAGGACTGGCTCGAGAACATCCGGGACTGGTGCATCTCGCGCCAGCTCTGGTGGGGTCACCGCATCCCGGTGTGGTACTGCCGCGCGGATCGGTGTGGCGAGACGATCGTCGCGCGGGAGGACCCGACGCACTGCCCGCGCTGCGGCTCCGCCGAGATCGAACAGGATCCGGACGTGCTGGACACCTGGTTCTCCTCGTGGCTGTGGCCGTTCTCGACGCTCGGCTGGCCGGACGAGACGGAGGACCTGAAGGCGTTCTACCCGACGAGCACGCTGGTCACCGCGCCGGAGATCCTGTTCTTCTGGGTCGCGCGCATGATCATGGCCGGCCTGGAGTTCATGGGGAAGGAGCCGTTCCGCGAGGTGTACCTGCACGGCACGGTGCGGGACCACCTCGGGCGCAAGATGTCCAAGTCGCTGGGGAACGGGATCGACCCTCTGGCCGTGGTCGAGCTGTACGGCGCGGATGCGCTCCGCTACACGATCGTCTCGGGCGCCGGCCTGGGGACCGACCTCTACATGAACTACGAGGACATCGAGTCCACGTTCGCGCCGGGCCGGAACTTCGCCAACAAGGTGTGGAACGTGGGTCGGTTCGCGCTGCTCCGGCTCGGGGACGAGCCGGTGCAGACGGTCGAGGAGGTCGAGGGCGCGCTCGAGCTGGCCGATCGCTGGATCCTCTCCAGGGTTTCCCACGCCACGCGGGAGGTGACGCGGCACCTGGAAGCGTTCCGGCTGCACGAGGCCGCGGACTCACTGTACCGGTTCTTCTGGGGCGAGCTGGCGGACTGGTACGTCGAGCTGGTGAAGCCGCGTCTGGCGGGCGAGGCGGGTGAGGCGAGCCGGCAGGCGGCGCGGGCCACGCTGGTGGAAGTGCTGGACCGCGCGTTCCGGCTGATGCACCCCGTGATGCCGTTCGTCACGGAGGCGTTGTGGCTGCGGCTGCCGGTGCCCGAAGGCCGGCAGAGGGAGGAGTCGCTGGTCGTGGCCCGCTGGCCGGAGCCGGTCCCGGCGTGGGACGCGCCGGACGCGGAGGCGCGCATGGATGCGCTGATCGAGCTGATCGGCTCGGTGCGCGGGTTGCGCAAGGAGTACGACGTGCCTGCCGCCGAGGAGCTCGAGGTGCACCTGACCAGCGTGCCCGAGGTGTTGCGCAGCGCGCTGGACGTCGAAGAGCGCGCGGTGCGTCGTCTGGCGCGGGTGCGCGCGCTGCGCATGGATGGGGCCGGCGGCAGGGGCGGGGAAGGGAAGCAGCCGGGCGCGCATGCCGTGCTGCGCAGCGGCGCCGAGGTCTTCATCCCGCTTGCCGACGTGATCGACCTCGAGCGCGAGCGTCAGCGTCTCGGCGCGGAGCTGGAGCGCATCGCCAAGTTGCTGGAGGCGGTGGAGAAGAAGCTGGCCAACGAGCAGTTCATCACGCGCGCGCCCGAGGAGGTGGTCGCGCGGGAGCGCGAGAAGGCGGAGATGTTGCGGGATCAACGCGACCGCCTCTCGGCGAAGATCGCGGCGCTGACGTGA
- a CDS encoding LL-diaminopimelate aminotransferase (produces methionine from 2-keto-4-methylthiobutyrate and glutamine in vitro; mutations do not affect methionine salvage in vivo however), with protein sequence MLGLADRMRDFPPYPLADVPEIKRRLAAEGVDVIDLGAGDADLPPPPAAVRALLEAAAEPAMGRYGFQRGLPAFREAITRWMAERFGVEVDPYREVLPLIGSKEGIAHLALAYVNPGDATIVPDPGYQPYLGGTLLAGGVPHLVPLRPENGFLVPFGDVPREVVRRTRIVYLNYPNNPTAAIAPREYLAEAVEFCRTHGALLAYDNAYSEIAFDGYRPPSVLEIEGAREVTIEFHSLSKTYNMTGWRIGWAVGGAEAIAALARVKSFVDTGAFLAVQAAAAAALASYAEWVPGNVAAFRERRDALVDALCANGFQATRPRATMYLWVPVPGGHGSQEFARRALHEQGVVVMPGAALGAGGEGFLRLALTQGPERLREAATRLGRLL encoded by the coding sequence ATGCTCGGCCTGGCGGACCGCATGCGAGATTTCCCGCCGTACCCGCTGGCGGATGTGCCGGAGATCAAGCGGCGGCTGGCGGCGGAGGGAGTGGACGTGATCGACCTGGGTGCGGGCGATGCCGACCTGCCGCCGCCGCCCGCGGCGGTGCGCGCGCTCCTCGAGGCAGCCGCCGAGCCGGCGATGGGACGCTACGGCTTCCAGCGCGGGCTGCCTGCGTTCCGCGAAGCGATCACCCGCTGGATGGCGGAGCGGTTCGGCGTGGAGGTGGACCCGTATCGCGAGGTGTTGCCGCTGATCGGCTCCAAGGAGGGCATCGCGCACCTGGCGCTCGCGTACGTGAACCCGGGCGACGCGACCATCGTGCCCGATCCGGGCTACCAGCCGTACCTGGGCGGAACGCTGTTGGCTGGCGGGGTGCCTCACCTGGTCCCGCTGCGGCCCGAGAACGGGTTCCTCGTTCCTTTCGGCGACGTTCCCCGGGAGGTCGTGCGGCGGACACGGATCGTGTACCTGAACTATCCGAACAACCCGACCGCGGCCATCGCTCCGCGGGAGTACCTCGCGGAGGCGGTGGAGTTCTGCCGTACGCACGGCGCGCTCCTGGCCTACGACAACGCGTACAGCGAAATCGCGTTCGACGGCTACCGGCCGCCCAGCGTTCTCGAGATCGAGGGGGCGCGCGAGGTGACGATCGAGTTCCATTCGCTGTCGAAGACCTACAACATGACGGGGTGGCGGATCGGCTGGGCGGTCGGCGGCGCGGAGGCGATCGCTGCGCTGGCGCGGGTGAAGTCCTTCGTGGACACCGGTGCGTTCCTGGCGGTGCAGGCGGCGGCCGCTGCGGCGCTCGCCTCGTACGCCGAATGGGTGCCGGGCAACGTCGCCGCGTTCCGGGAGCGGCGCGACGCCCTGGTCGATGCGCTGTGCGCGAACGGTTTCCAGGCGACGAGGCCGCGCGCGACGATGTACCTCTGGGTTCCGGTGCCGGGCGGGCACGGCTCGCAGGAATTCGCGCGACGCGCCCTGCACGAGCAGGGGGTGGTGGTCATGCCGGGGGCGGCCCTCGGCGCGGGCGGGGAAGGCTTCCTCCGCCTGGCGCTCACGCAGGGGCCGGAGCGGCTGCGGGAGGCGGCCACGCGACTGGGACGGTTGCTGTGA